The segment TCAAACTCCCCACCCTTGCATAAATAATGAACCATTGTTTGGTAaactttaacattaaatttatgcCCCTTGCCACGTAAAGAAAAATACACCATTTTGGCCATCTCAAGTTTACCAGTCTGGAAAAAGCCTTTTATAACCAAATTATATGTAACCTCATCAGGCACAATCCCAATTTTTAGCATCAAACGCATGACATCATTTGCATGCCATGCCCGTCTTATGTTGACCAAATACTGAATTCTAACATTAAATGTTGCGAGATTGGGTAAACATCCCTTAAGCACCATAAGATTCCACAATCCATTGCCAATCTCTGACCTGTTGTTCTTATAAAATGCTGACATAAGTGTGGTGTATGTGATGACATCTGGCCTTACCCCTGACTTTTCCATCTCTACCATGAGTAAATATGCTTTATCCAAATTTCCCGTTTCACATAAAGCCTTAACAATGATGTTAACAGAAAATATGTCTAGCTCAATATCAAACTTCTTCGGCGCCTCATTAACAAAGGCCTCGATTGCTGCTAAATCACGGGTTCCAGTCAAAACCTTCAGTGCAGCATTGACGGATTTAACAGTCCTTTTACAGCCGTGCAAATGCATATTATAGAAAGTATCAATAGCATGCTTTATCATTCCAGCCTTTCCATACAACATTATAATCCTCACCATGAACCCTTCGCGCCTACCTTGTGGAAGAGGCTTCTGGTGCTCAAGTAAATGCTCAATGTAATCAAACCTGTTAGCACCAGCCAAGCGAGAAACGGTATCTTCAAATGCAAACCGATTCTCCACAACAAGCCTATTCTCAGCATTGGCCTTGAAAAGATTAAATAGCTTTTCAGGGTCTCTCTCAGCTTTAAGCTTAACAAGTGCAGGTTCCTCCAAAGGTTTCTGGTTTTGATTCTGAATGCGGTTAGATACAGCTGCAGGACTACGACTTAATGCAACGGAGGCAGAAAAGTTGCAGAATCTGCGAGTGTTTCGCAGAGAGAGCATGTCTTggtttcttcctcaaattgaaacATATCCATGTTCCATCCTCAAGATCCAATGCAATAACGTCAAGAAACCTTCACagcacatttaaaaaaaaatgaaaaaccagaaaaaagagGATTTCtatcaaacaaacacaaaagcCTGCCCACATTAAAGAGATTATCTTGACaagatttttaatgaaaatccaTACCCATTACACATGGAAAACTCGCAGAGGAATTTTATCAAACAGAAGCATACCCATATGCTAAAACAATGATACCAGGCACCGAGTTGAAGAAATCTTCAAAACCCATGtggaaaatagaaaaaccaaCAAGATGAAACTCAAAAAAGCAATCTTGAGATAATTAAGAACATGAATTAAGCAAAAAGGAGCAGTGTATGGATATATTTGTTCAGTGTTACACAGAGTGACAGTAGTGGCTATAGAAACAAATATGAATAGAAAAAGAGTGAGGATTGGATCTTCTGGGAGGGAAGGGGGCTTTTGTTGTTTTGGGATTTAGGTTTTGGAGTTAGGACTTCTAAGTTTTTTGTCAAGTGTTTTGGGAAGATCATGCCATCATGGTAAAGCCAGAAAGAAAGATACTGTGGGCTGCCatgctgttattattatttattattatttttgggggTAGGATTTAGGTTTCGTGTCACAAATTTAACCCTCAAAAGTTTTGAGAATAGTTTTGAGCATAGTTTCCAGATCCGGTTTGATAGCTGGTCCGGTTTAAAATCCGGGTTTTGAGTTTTAGTCAAGTTAattaggttaaatttttttaaaaaaaatcagaacaatattattttagtaaaaaaaaatcaacgagttgtaattagatttttaaccgGATAAACTAGGTTTTTTCTTACCTTATTTTTTGTCAATCCAGCCTAGTTTCAATCTCAAATCAGTTGAATTTTAGATTGACCCAGACAGACCGACTGAATTTCATAACTATGATCGATAGGGTACGGCTACAAGAGATGGGATAGAGAAGACTGATATGTGTTACAAATCAGATGAGAAACTCTCTTATTTGTAAATCAattattcttaattattttttaaaattaacattaaaaataataatcgacACCCCAAATGGGAAAATCGATTGCGTGCTGCTAGAGGcaaataattgagttttatttttcttcttgtgttGTGCTTTCAAGATTATTGACAAGTACCATCATTCAATAAagaattaaaggaaaaataaatctaaaaagatttgtaatgatttttttagaattaaagataaactaattaagattgttaatttgatttgtattaaagttattttaaaaaaaaattgaagatccTATTGAGTTGTTTGTTACATGTTAGTTCATTAACCAAGTTCGTTTTGCCCTTTTAGCTCGGTTCTATTCCATGAGTGTTTACAGCATAAACCACAAGAACTCTCATTTAACTAATTTTGACTTCCATTCCACATCTCTCGACTGTAGGTGTGTTTAAGATTGGAATagcaattataatttaatatgttttttatttaaaaatatattaaaataatatatttttatttaaaaaaattatttttgatataaaaatattaaaataatctgtaaatatatataaaaattaatttttaaccacaaaaaatttaaaattaaaggaaacaCGGTTTACGCCGAGTTTCCAAACAAACCTAAGATCCAAATGGATTTATGGTTTGCAAGCGGGCTTAGGCATAAGCAGAAATCCTGGAACATTTCAGCCAAAAATCTACAAACATAGCGAACTTCACAGTGCTTCTGGTGCACAATCATCCATCTTTCTTTCGTCCACCTTACAAAATGGATAGCAAAGTTGATACATTCAAGGTCAAGCCAGGACAGCGGGTGCTAACTACTACATTGCAGCTCTCGAATTTTGTTTCAGCCATTAGTCCTTTGAAGTTATAACAAGCAGTCCCAATGCGCCAATAAGAATATACTGCAAGAAATGAAGGATGGTCATAATTGTACTATAGTGACAGTCAAACGCACAACAAATGGTGAGCATGAAACAATATTTTAGTTTTCGCAGATGATTGACAGAGAAACCATACCTTGATAATAGGCTTTTCGGTCATTATAATCGTTACCCAACCAACATAAGGTAAGAACCTGCAAAAAGGGATGCAAGCAACATGAAGAACCTGCTTGGTGCTATTGAGTTCAAATACCATGACACAAACCCAGTATTCAAACAGCCTGACTATCCTACAAAGAAAAaccctgaaaaaaaaagataaagttaCGGTCAAAATTTGTACCCAACAGCTCTGCCCATGATGTGATGCCGCTGAAGCCAGAGCTGCCCTTGAGCATACAAAAGCCTGTCATCCCCATAATTGTTATCTCCtgataaaaacatcattttagaAAATTAGGGATTTTAATAGAACAACAAGATTAACATTTTTGTAAGATCAATCACATACGAAACGATACAAAATTTGAATATTGAGAAGGATTATTTAATGGAACTCATGATTTTAACAGTTTTAATATCTAGAAGCAGCCAGCACCTTTTGTGAGGACATCAACTTCCCCAGTATCTTGCCTTTCATGGACCTGTGAAAAAAAGTAAATGTTATATGTAACTACATAATAGTTTGATGATAATTAACTAAATTAGAAGTGAAATTAACAATGAGAAAGATGGACTTTCAGTTTTCCCtcttatttttatgaaagaaaatgttGATTTGAGATCAGGATAAGGAGGCCATATCAGCAACTATCCAACTTATATTTTATCTACCCTGGTAGTTTCTTAGCAAATGTAGGAAATTGTCAACATCCATTTCCACATACTTGAGATGTGTTTCACTGATTGGCAAACCAGGACACAGTCCTCCCACCCCTACTGTCACCCCATACACACTCTCACTTATATCGGCATCCAGAATGCATCACTTCAATTTTGTTGTCACACACAGAGTGCACTCAACTTATCCAAACATAGATTTCAGTATCAATATAGCATTAAACTAAATTGCAGTAAGATCAGCCAAATCTTTACCTTAATTACACGATGAACAATTGGAATTTCACGACCCTGGTCAATGAATAAGTATTTTCAGAGTTAGCATATTGGTGGGAAAAGTAGGTAGAAGCATGACAAAACACCAGCGgatattgaaggaaaaaatattacaagcatacaaaaaaaaatcaaagaatttccACAAGCaacaaatgatattttaaagtgCAAGATCATTACAACATGTATACATGTATTCAAACTATAGCCCCAAATAATCACATCAACTGAAACTTCAATGCTCAAAcacaaaaaccattttttaattgctagatTTACATATTTCCATCTATTTGCCTTTTCACACCTGATGGTAAAAACTTGATAGCAGTTTTCATGAACGACCGACAAATTTTTGTTTCACAAATAGCAAATGATTTACGgtaaaaatacattattaaacTCTGTCACCTTTCATCCAATATAGAGGTAAAAGCAACATGGCAGTACTTATAAATATGATTTATGCAATTGTTCAATCAAATCGACAGTTCTTTCCCTAATCTCCAATCTTCATATAGCAAGCAAGTTCTATTTATtagtaaattatgttttaatgtCATAGTAATATTAAACTAAAGGAAACATGGTAACCTACATACAAGGCTTGAAATAATAGGAAAGAGAAAATTGTGTTAAGCTATCTCAAACCAGACTAAAgagccataaataaaaacacatgatAAACCTTCACAAAGAGAAGGCCCCTAAGAACCCAAACATGTTCCTCTGCTATCCATGCTGAGATGGAAAGCATATATCTCAAGTACAAGCAGCCTTGGACCTTCGTTTCTgtaaaatcaaaacccaaatgCCAGCCACTATTTCCACTACTATCAAGCATACAACTTATACTATAATAGAGTTATAGTGTCACAGGAACCAAAACCTCATTTCAAAGTCATTGAAAAGAAAGCAGGCGATGGAAAACAGAAGGAAGCCTCAACAATTTACCCAAAAGCAGACTGAAAATACAACCAGGGATAttatgcaaaacaaaatataagaaaaattagaaacttacatcaacattaaaaacaacaatttcTCCTGCACGAATAGGATCTTTACTCATGTGCAAAAACAAAATGTCACCCTGAAAAAAGAGATTATAATTAGTCATACAGTTTGAATAGTAAAAATTGTAGGAGTTTAAGTGCGATGAAATgtattatcatcatcaaaactaaaaaataacaattaaagcATTAAGAATAACTTCCTGTTGCAAATATTTAGACAAAGCATTTTTATGATAATCtcctaaaatattcaaaatggattttactAAATCAACTAGCAAACTAAAGTTTGATGTTAAATTTCATTGCAAATATTCAGCAAGATCAGAGcaattaaatacataaataacaTGCAAATGATGTCCTGTAAGACTTCCAGTGCATCCAATTCAATTATTTACAAAATGTTGTTTATTTTGCCACTGTTTAAGCTTAACCCGAAGCATGGGTCAGATAATGCAAATAGTTATGTAGCTATGTATGGGGAAAGgggtaaattaaatataatcaaGGCTGCTAGTATGAGATGCAAGGCACTTTTTGTCACCAGCAATTCAAGCATAGAGGTGCAATATaatgaacttaaaaaatattttagtccCAATCATTTGTGCAtcgttaaaaaaaatgtaaatttctaatcaaatttctgctttttctaatgaaaatgaaaatcctATGAAAAAGTGTGTAATTCTAGTGAAggacatacaaatcatattgtGCTAAGACAAAGCATTGGTAATAACAAATTGGACGTTGCACCCCTAAATTGTAAAATGGTGCTCAGAATCAAAGAACTTCAAAAGAGAAGGTAAAAACCACAAGAGGAATGCATGCAGATGGCCAAACATTCTGTCATAAAAGCCTCTGCATGTAAAACGTAACTGTTCACAGAAATTGACATGGTACTTTTTTACTTCTTCTGAAGCCTCCAAGAGACAAGGTCATTTAACAGAGAAACATCAA is part of the Populus nigra chromosome 8, ddPopNigr1.1, whole genome shotgun sequence genome and harbors:
- the LOC133702171 gene encoding pentatricopeptide repeat-containing protein At1g80150, mitochondrial-like, which encodes MLSLRNTRRFCNFSASVALSRSPAAVSNRIQNQNQKPLEEPALVKLKAERDPEKLFNLFKANAENRLVVENRFAFEDTVSRLAGANRFDYIEHLLEHQKPLPQGRREGFMVRIIMLYGKAGMIKHAIDTFYNMHLHGCKRTVKSVNAALKVLTGTRDLAAIEAFVNEAPKKFDIELDIFSVNIIVKALCETGNLDKAYLLMVEMEKSGVRPDVITYTTLMSAFYKNNRSEIGNGLWNLMVLKGCLPNLATFNVRIQYLVNIRRAWHANDVMRLMLKIGIVPDEVTYNLVIKGFFQTGKLEMAKMVYFSLRGKGHKFNVKVYQTMVHYLCKGGEFDLAYTMCRDCMRNNWFLNVDTIHTLLEGLKKNGQLNKAKVIVTLAQKRVPPFPSSHLRSLQAVLSRS
- the LOC133700603 gene encoding uncharacterized protein LOC133700603: MGWIGDTVDSVKSIQIRQLLTQAVSLGMIVTSALIIWKALMCITGSESPVVVVLSGSMEPGFKRGDILFLHMSKDPIRAGEIVVFNVDGREIPIVHRVIKVHERQDTGEVDVLTKGDNNYGDDRLLYAQGQLWLQRHHIMGRAVGFLPYVGWVTIIMTEKPIIKYILIGALGLLVITSKD